The window ATTTAACAATTACGATTGGGGAGGGTTGGTTTTTGGACGTACACTTTCTGCCTTAAAACGAGCCTTGGACATGCAACATGCGAAGGGAAAGAATAAATCAACTAAGACAAAATATACTGTCATGGGATTTCCGCAGGCGTTACAGGTATGTTACTTTACTTCCTAtgcacatatttatatatacatatatcttgGGACACTTGCTAAACTTGTTTTGTTGAACATGGAATAGGTTTGGGCATATGAGTCTATACCAACCATCACTGAATGTGGTGTACATAAAGTAAGCAACGATGCAATACCACGAATGCTGAGGTGGGTGTGCGAACTATCGCCGAAGTCTCATGTCCTACAGAGGCAGGTGTTTGACTCACCAATGGTAAGTATCAACAAACAGTAACTTACCGAATGCATGACTTTGTTCCTTTATGTTTTGACTAACTAACTACATTTCCACTTTGTAGTTCTTAATTAACGTGGTAATTGAGATGATGCCTGAAGAGGAGGAGCATCTAAGAATGTCTTCAGGGGAACTTGTTGAGAAAACTCATCCATATAACACCGTTTCTGAGAAGAATGGTGATTCAAAACGACCAGGAGAAGCTAGTAATGATGACAATGACTGCaaaaagagtaagaaaaagaagaagtggaAGTCTAAGATGAAAGAAGTTGTTCGAAAACTCAAATATCGAGTAGCGGTTCTCGAGAATGAACGTGAAAGCCTAAAATCAATGCTGTCGACTATATTGAAACACCTTGAAGTTCAAAAAAAGGTTAGGAATCaaagtttgtttaacattttcaaagtttgtttaacGTTACCAATACATTTTGACATTTCCAAAGGGTGAAGAAGGAGACTGCACGGGAGTTGAAGGTCATGATGCCCAGACCGAAGATGTTGACACACCCGGTACACCTTCTTGGTTGAGGATGCCCAAGGAGGATGACACAAGTGATGGGGTGAAACATGTTGAACGTCAAAAGCAGGTTAGGAATCAAAGTTCTGTAGTGGGGTGAAAATCATCCTTACTAATGCTTTATCCTTAGTAATGCATTTTGACCTTCCATAGGGTGTCGAAGCAAACCGCACGGAGGATGACACAATGGATGAGTTGGATAAGAAGGTTCATATTCATTCGGAGGAGCCAGTAGACGTCGTTGACGATTTGAACGAGGAAATTGGAGTAAAAAGTCTTACTTATTTTGATTCAGACGTCATGGAAATAGAACCATTATCCACTGAACGACCACATGTTCGGCCCGCACGTAGCAAGCGTGCAAGTGTATACTTGTCAACCCCCTTCACAGCTTTAGATAAACGGACTACAAAATCAATCACCACCACCTCTCAGTCTCAACCATCCGTCTATGATCCTATGCACAAAATACCTGACGCCCATTTAGATCGACTCAGAGCTTGGATCACAGACAAGCGTACGAAAGATGAGGTGCGTGAAACTTTTCACGGGAAAAAATCGAAGGAGTTTTTCAGAGACTTGTTCATGTGTCGTCGGTGGTTGGCGGATGAGGTTAGaacttttctcattatttcttatttacagTTTTAGAGCACTTAGTACCTTCAAGAAGTTGGTTTGATCGCATAACCGAATTAaatgctttattttgtttctattagcATTTGGATGCACTGTTTCTTCTCATTCGCTTCAACATTAAGACAGCCATGATACCTACTGCTCAAAACTTCACAACTGTAGACACACTATTCATGGTTTGTACTCGCAACCATACTTTATGTACTGAGTttgcttttgatatttgtcttATTGTCTCATTGTATACATgcatgtgtgttttttttccttccagcGACTATTAGTTGCGAAGTGGCCTGAATACCAAGAATGTATTAAAGAGAATCGACCATTTCACTGGAAGGAGGAGTATCGGTTGGTTGACTATGTTGTCGGATCAAAACAAGACTGTCAAGATCCTTGGGTGAA of the Cucumis sativus cultivar 9930 chromosome 3, Cucumber_9930_V3, whole genome shotgun sequence genome contains:
- the LOC116402876 gene encoding uncharacterized protein LOC116402876 isoform X1, translated to MASTSTNGPMYKIDPAHHFQSIVSSLAHLENSTRTIKAKLKPDQLTLFRNTKFGHFLDLNIIFNGPLIHYLLLREVEDERVDHISFKIGEVVCSFGRREFNMMTGLWSSQPEPIDLVGNSRLLEKFFEQKKCIYISDLEDTFVEYEGDDDDDDIVKLALVYFIEMSLLGKDRRTKVDRTLFRIADDWTTFNNYDWGGLVFGRTLSALKRALDMQHAKGKNKSTKTKYTVMGFPQALQVWAYESIPTITECGVHKVSNDAIPRMLRWVCELSPKSHVLQRQVFDSPMFLINVVIEMMPEEEEHLRMSSGELVEKTHPYNTVSEKNGDSKRPGEASNDDNDCKKSKKKKKWKSKMKEVVRKLKYRVAVLENERESLKSMLSTILKHLEVQKKGEEGDCTGVEGHDAQTEDVDTPGTPSWLRMPKEDDTSDGVKHVERQKQGVEANRTEDDTMDELDKKVHIHSEEPVDVVDDLNEEIGVKSLTYFDSDVMEIEPLSTERPHVRPARSKRASVYLSTPFTALDKRTTKSITTTSQSQPSVYDPMHKIPDAHLDRLRAWITDKRTKDEVRETFHGKKSKEFFRDLFMCRRWLADEHLDALFLLIRFNIKTAMIPTAQNFTTVDTLFMRLLVAKWPEYQECIKENRPFHWKEEYRLVDYVVGSKQDCQDPWVNVDYIYSPFNIHGNHWILLCLDFKCSKG
- the LOC116402876 gene encoding uncharacterized protein LOC116402876 isoform X2; translation: MASTSTNGPMYKIDPAHHFQSIALQVWAYESIPTITECGVHKVSNDAIPRMLRWVCELSPKSHVLQRQVFDSPMFLINVVIEMMPEEEEHLRMSSGELVEKTHPYNTVSEKNGDSKRPGEASNDDNDCKKSKKKKKWKSKMKEVVRKLKYRVAVLENERESLKSMLSTILKHLEVQKKGEEGDCTGVEGHDAQTEDVDTPGTPSWLRMPKEDDTSDGVKHVERQKQGVEANRTEDDTMDELDKKVHIHSEEPVDVVDDLNEEIGVKSLTYFDSDVMEIEPLSTERPHVRPARSKRASVYLSTPFTALDKRTTKSITTTSQSQPSVYDPMHKIPDAHLDRLRAWITDKRTKDEVRETFHGKKSKEFFRDLFMCRRWLADEHLDALFLLIRFNIKTAMIPTAQNFTTVDTLFMRLLVAKWPEYQECIKENRPFHWKEEYRLVDYVVGSKQDCQDPWVNVDYIYSPFNIHGNHWILLCLDFKCSKG